Proteins encoded by one window of Rutidosis leptorrhynchoides isolate AG116_Rl617_1_P2 chromosome 7, CSIRO_AGI_Rlap_v1, whole genome shotgun sequence:
- the LOC139857606 gene encoding uncharacterized protein, with product MTTLVPTSEEDPVLTVVRFTADMSWAEAGPGVAEPQVTSLCLEAQECVIGGRWLDLASLMITSADLVFSKASDKDLECIYTVICNLVKKPESLDEVLEMVKLLSTKIVQQPNDKPALRLKILFNLYNLLENPYCRFYVYMSALKLALGGKVIEHVIPSFKKIDSLLKEWDLGVQDQRDLFLAISNILKEHKSTPKETLKFLTKYLATFSGEDAVVMEEAKEEAANTIIEFVKASDMFQIDLLDLPAVAQLENDTKYALVYQLLKIFQTQKLDTYLSFYSENSALLKNYGVVHEDCITKMRLMSLVDLASNESGQIPYSLIKDTLQIEADEVEPWVVKAISAKLIDCKVDQMNQVIKVSHRIERVFGPHQWHGLREKLATWRGNIANVITTIQANKVTEEGTQAIQGLAIR from the exons ATGACGACGCTCGTACCTACATCCGAAGAAGACCCCGTTCTCACCGTCGTTCGTTTCACTGCTGATATGTCCTGGGCTGAAGCCGGTCCTGGG GTTGCTGAACCACAAGTGACTAGCTTATGCTTAGAAGCTCAGGAATGTGTAATTGGTGGAAGATGGTTGGATTTGGCTTCTCTTATGATTACTTCTGCTGATTTAGTTTTTTCTAAAGCTTCAGATAAAG ATCTTGAGTGTATCTACACTGTTATCTGCAATCTTGTCAAGAAACCTGAAAGCCTAGATGAAGTGCTAGAGATGGTAAAGCTTTTATCCACAAAAATTGTGCAACAACCTAATGATAAGCCAGCACTACGATTGAAAAT cctTTTCAATCTGTACAACCTTTTGGAGAACCCTTACTGTCGGTTCTATGTTTACATGAGTGCCCTTAAACTAGCGTTGGGTGGAAAGGTCATTGAACATGTTATACCATCTTTTAAAAAGATTGATAGTCTCTTGAAAGAATGGGATCTGGGAGTGCAGGATCAAAGAGATCTTTTCTTGGCCATCTCTAATATATTGAAGGAACATAAAAG CACTCCTAAGGAAACCCTTAAGTTCTTAACAAAGTATCTGGCAACATTTTCGGGTGAGGATGCAGTTGTTATGGAGGAGGCTAAGGAAGAAGCTGCGAACACCATTATTGAATTTGTCAAAGCATCGGACATGTTTCAG ATCGATTTGCTTGATTTACCCGCTGTAGCACAATTGGAGAATGACACCAAGTATGCATTAGTGTATCAGCTCTTGAAGATATTTCAAACTCAGAAGCTTGACACTTACTTAAGTTTCTACTCAGAAAATTCTGCATTACTAAAAAACTATG GTGTTGTACATGAAGATTGTATAACAAAGATGAGGTTGATGTCGTTGGTGGATCTTGCCTCAAATGAATCTGGTCAAATACCATATTCATTGATTAAGGACACTCTTCAG ATAGAGGCTGACGAGGTGGAACCTTGGGTGGTAAAGGCTATCAGTGCTAAACTGATCGATTGCAAAGTCGACCAAATGAATCAAGTCATTAAAGTGAG TCACCGCATTGAGCGTGTTTTTGGGCCACATCAGTGGCACGGTTTACGAGAAAAGCTGGCAACTTGGAGG GGTAACATAGCAAATGTAATAACAACCATTCAAGCAAATAAGGTCACTGAAGAAGGAACACAGGCAATTCAAGGTTTGGCGATACGTTAG